A genomic segment from Corylus avellana chromosome ca5, CavTom2PMs-1.0 encodes:
- the LOC132180667 gene encoding ADP-ribosylation factor 1 isoform X2: MGLTFTKLFSKLFAKKEMRILMVGLDAAGKTTILYKLKLGEIVTTIPTIGFNVETVEYKNISFTVWDVGGQDKIRPLWRHYFQNTQGLIFVVDSNDRDRVVEARDELHRMLNEDELREAVLLVFANKQDLPNAMNAAEITDKLGLHSLRQRHWYIQSTCATSGEGLYEGLDWLSNNIASKA; encoded by the exons ATGGGGTTGACATTCACGAAGCTATTCAGCAAACTTTTTGCGAAGAAAGAAATGCGAATTCTGATGGTTGGTCTCGATGCCGCCGGTAAGACCACCATCTTGTACAAGCTCAAGCTCGGTGAAATCGTCACCACGATCCCGACTATCG GATTTAATGTGGAGACAGTGGAATATAAAAACATCAGCTTCACTGTTTGGGATGTCGGTGGTCAGGACAAG ATCCGTCCATTGTGGAGGCACTACTTCCAAAACACTCAGGGTCTTATATTTGTGGTTGATAGCAATGACAGGGATCGAGTTGTCGAGGCAAGGGATGAGTTGCACAGGATGTTGAATGAG GATGAACTTAGGGAGGCTGTTTTGCTTGTATTTGCCAACAAACAAGATCTTCCCAATGCAATGAATGCTGCAGAGATCACTGACAAGCTCGGTCTTCATTCTCTCCGCCAACGTCACTG GTACATCCAGAGCACATGCGCAACTTCTGGAGAGGGTCTGTATGAGGGTTTGGACTGGCTTTCCAACAACATTGCTAGCAAG GCATGA
- the LOC132180667 gene encoding ADP-ribosylation factor 1 isoform X1: MGLTFTKLFSKLFAKKEMRILMVGLDAAGKTTILYKLKLGEIVTTIPTIGFNVETVEYKNISFTVWDVGGQDKIRPLWRHYFQNTQGLIFVVDSNDRDRVVEARDELHRMLNEDELREAVLLVFANKQDLPNAMNAAEITDKLGLHSLRQRHWYIQSTCATSGEGLYEGLDWLSNNIASKAST, from the exons ATGGGGTTGACATTCACGAAGCTATTCAGCAAACTTTTTGCGAAGAAAGAAATGCGAATTCTGATGGTTGGTCTCGATGCCGCCGGTAAGACCACCATCTTGTACAAGCTCAAGCTCGGTGAAATCGTCACCACGATCCCGACTATCG GATTTAATGTGGAGACAGTGGAATATAAAAACATCAGCTTCACTGTTTGGGATGTCGGTGGTCAGGACAAG ATCCGTCCATTGTGGAGGCACTACTTCCAAAACACTCAGGGTCTTATATTTGTGGTTGATAGCAATGACAGGGATCGAGTTGTCGAGGCAAGGGATGAGTTGCACAGGATGTTGAATGAG GATGAACTTAGGGAGGCTGTTTTGCTTGTATTTGCCAACAAACAAGATCTTCCCAATGCAATGAATGCTGCAGAGATCACTGACAAGCTCGGTCTTCATTCTCTCCGCCAACGTCACTG GTACATCCAGAGCACATGCGCAACTTCTGGAGAGGGTCTGTATGAGGGTTTGGACTGGCTTTCCAACAACATTGCTAGCAAGGCAAGTACATGA
- the LOC132181526 gene encoding peptide deformylase 1B, chloroplastic/mitochondrial, giving the protein MACAAWLHSFPLPHALAPVLRRRSSLAATFLRVTRPSPTGRFFSFVSEPSSPTLTPVRAQAKRGFSFKDDEVASPDDLRFEAPLRIVEYPDPILRAKNKRIDSFDDNLKKLVDEMFDVMYKTDGIGLSAPQVGINVQLMVFNPVGERGEGEEIVLVNPRVNRYSKKMVLFNEGCLSFPQIYADVERPESVKIDARDIKGARFTINLSGLPARIFQHEFDHLQGTLFFDRMTDEVLDSIRMQLQALEKKYEDKTGLASPERVETRKRKTVAAGFGKS; this is encoded by the exons ATGGCTTGCGCCGCTTGGCTCCACTCATTCCCTTTACCTCACGCTCTTGCCCCCGTTCTTCGGCGCCGGTCCTCTCTTGCCGCCACCTTTCTCCGGGTCACCCGGCCCTCCCCGACCGGTCGGTTCTTCTCCTTCGTGAGCGAGCCCTCCTCACCTACACTCACTCCGGTCCGCGCGCAAGCCAAGCGAGGCTTCTCATTCAAAGACGACGAAGTGGCTTCTC ctGATGATCTTCGCTTTGAAGCGCCGCTCAGAATAGTGGAATATCCAGACCCTATACTGAGAGCCAAGAACAAGCGGATCGACTCCTTCGACGATAATTTGAAGAAGCTCGTCGACGAAATGTTCGACGTAATGTACAA AACTGATGGTATTGGGCTCTCCGCACCCCAAGTAGGAATTAATGTTCAACTCATGGTGTTTAATCCTGTTGGCGAACGTGGTGAAGGAGAGGAAATTGTTCTTGTAAATCCAAGAGTAAACAGATATTCAAAGAAAATGGTGCTTTTTAATGAAGGTTGCCTATCCTTCCCACAGATTTATGCTGATGTCGAG AGACCAGAATCTGTGAAGATTGATGCAAGGGACATTAAAGGTGCAAGGTTTACTATCAACCTGTCTGGTCTTCCTGCACGGATTTTCCAGCATGAATTTGACCATTTGCAG GGTACTCTGTTCTTTGATAGAATGACTGATGAAGTTCTTGACAGTATTCGCATGCAGCTACAG GCCTTAGAAAAGAAGTATGAGGATAAGACCGGTTTGGCAAGCCCTGAAAGAGTAGAAACCCGCAAAAGGAAGACTGTTGCGGCTGGTTTTGGAAAATCATGA
- the LOC132182209 gene encoding polygalacturonase At1g48100-like, with product MKMCRFNVKEPTLIFVIALFVWSSSFENCSAWGDEDKSLGNTAPGSWPTKEKYAPYVPPETTAATPKQGGWNSAIFNVLEYGAKGDGHSDDTKAFEAAWAAACNVEGSTLFVPSGFVFLVKPISFSGPNCQPNIQFQLDGKIIAPTSSEPWGSGLLQWLEFKNLKGITVFGKGVIDGQGSVWWDGTGKMPSTRPTALRFYGSKSVTVTGITILNSPRTHLKFDNCVSVQVFDIYISSPGDSPNTDGIHLQNSEDVVIYRSNLACGDDCVSIQTGCSNVYIHNVNCGPGHGISIGALGMDNTKACVSNITVRDIALHNTLTGVRIKTWQGGLGSVQGIMFSNIQVSQVKIPIMIDQFYCASDKNKCQNKTSAVAVSGINYENIRGTYTVKPVHFACSDGLPCTSLSLANMELMPLQLNNDLCESFCWNAYGTLRTRNVPPIACLLTSTRFQSNHNSCWA from the exons ATGAAGATGTGTAGGTTTAACGTTAAAGAGCCTACGTTAATTTTTGTGATTGCCTTGTTTGTTTGGTCTTCAAGCTTTGAGAATTGCAGTGCTTGGGGAGATGAGGACAAGAGCCTAGGCAACACTGCACCAGGCTCTTGGCCGACGAAGGAAAAATATGCTCCTTACGTGCCACCTGAAACTACAGCGGCAACACCAAAACAAGGTGGATGGAACTCCGCCATTTTTAATGTATTAGAGTATGGTGCTAAAGGCGATGGACATTCCGACGATACAAAG GCGTTCGAAGCAGCGTGGGCAGCAGCTTGCAATGTGGAGGGATCAACATTGTTTGTTCCATCTGGGTTTGTGTTCCTCGTCAAACCAATCTCCTTCTCCGGCCCTAATTGTCaaccaaacattcaatttcag TTGGATGGCAAAATTATAGCTCCTACAAGCAGTGAACCTTGGGGGTCAGGCCTCTTACAGTGGCTCGAATTCAAAAACCTTAAAGGAATTACAGTTTTCGGTAAAGGTGTCATCGATGGACAAGGCTCAGTCTGGTGGGATGGAACGGGAAAAATGCCAAGCACCAGACCAACG GCACTCAGGTTTTATGGAAGCAAGTCTGTGACGGTCACTGGGATAACAATTCTAAACAGTCCACGAACGCACCTCAAATTTGACAATTGTGTTAGTGTTCAGGTCTTTGACATATATATTTCATCCCCTGGTGACAGCCCCAACACGGATGGAATACACCTCCAAAACTCCGAAGATGTTGTCATCTACAGAAGCAATCTTGCATGTG GAGATGATTGTGTATCCATACAAACTGGATGCTCAAACGTATACATACACAATGTCAATTGCGGACCTGGACATGGAATCAGCATCGGAGCCCTAGGAATGGATAACACCAAAGCTTGTGTTTCAAACATCACCGTCCGAGACATTGCGCTGCATAATACTCTGACTGGTGTCAGAATAAAAACATGGCAG GGTGGCTTGGGTTCAGTCCAAGGAATCATGTTCTCAAACATCCAAGTTTCTCAAGTTAAAATCCCAATCATGATCGACCAATTCTACTGTGCTAGTGACAAGAACAAATGCCAGAACAAAACATCAGCCGTGGCAGTGTCAGGCATAAACTATGAAAATATACGAGGAACATACACAGTCAAACCTGTACATTTTGCATGTAGCGACGGCTTGCCCTGCACCAGTTTATCACTAGCTAACATGGAGTTAATGCCACTTCAACTTAACAACGACTTGTGTGAATCTTTCTGTTGGAATGCATATGGAACACTGAGAACTAGAAATGTCCCTCCAATTGCCTGTTTGCTGACAAGCACTAGATTTCAGTCTAATCATAATTCTTGCTGGGCTTAG
- the LOC132182210 gene encoding polygalacturonase At1g48100-like: MDRVNQKGLRIWIIVLIAFSVWSSSCAREGRLWSQSKALTAASVPVKKPMGHGGRSMLNSATFNVLDYGAKGDGHADDTKAFEAAWAAACKVEASTLVVPSGSVFLVKPVSFAGPSCEPNIVFQLDGKIIAPTSSQSWGSGLLQWLEFTKLQGITIKGKGIIDGQGSVWWVDSGKMPSTKPTALRFYGSKGVTVSGITIQNSPQTHLKFDSCTSVQVYNVHVSSPGDSRNTDGIHLQNSQDVVIYSTNLACGDDCVSIQTGCSNVYIHNVNCGPGHGISIGGLGKDNTKACVSNVTVRDVTMTDTLTGVRIKTWQGGSGSVQGIKFSNIQVSKVETPIMIDQFYCGESKCPNKTSAVAVSDIDYVNVRGSFTVKPVHFACSDSMPCTGVSLATIQLEAAAQETHSSDPDPFCWKAYGELKTTTVPPIGCLQTAKTSTTGHSKLESC, translated from the exons ATGGATAGGGTTAATCAGAAAGGCCTTAGAATATGGATAATCGTTTTGATTGCTTTTTCTGTGTGGTCTTCAAGCTGTGCTAGAGAAGGCAGGCTGTGGAGTCAAAGCAAGGCTCTCACAGCAGCCTCGGTGCCTGTAAAGAAACCAATGGGTCATGGTGGCCGTAGTATGTTGAACTCAGCCACCTTTAATGTATTAGACTATGGTGCTAAAGGTGATGGTCATGCCGATGACACAAAG GCATTCGAAGCAGCGTGGGCAGCAGCTTGCAAGGTGGAGGCATCAACATTAGTTGTTCCATCTGGGTCTGTTTTTCTTGTCAAACCGGTTTCTTTTGCTGGACCTAGTTGTGAACCAAACATTGTGTTTCAG TTGGATGGCAAAATCATAGCTCCCACAAGCTCTCAATCGTGGGGGTCAGGTCTCTTACAGTGGCTAGAATTTACGAAGCTTCAAGGGATTACAATCAAAGGTAAAGGCATCATTGACGGACAAGGCTCAGTCTGGTGGGTTGACTCA GGGAAAATGCCAAGCACCAAACCAACG GCGCTTAGGTTTTATGGGAGTAAAGGAGTGACAGTGAGTGGCATAACAATTCAAAACAGCCCTCAGACCCATCTCAAGTTCGATAGCTGCACAAGCGTTCAGGTGTACAATGTGCATGTTTCATCCCCCGGTGACAGCCGCAACACAGATGGAATCCACCTACAAAACTCCCAAGATGTCGTCATTTACAGTACCAATCTTGCATGTG GAGATGACTGCGTTTCCATACAAACTGGATGCTCAAATGTATACATACACAACGTCAATTGTGGGCCTGGACATGGAATCAGCATTGGAGGGCTTGGGAAGGATAACACTAAAGCCTGCGTTTCAAATGTCACCGTCCGAGATGTCACGATGACCGACACATTGACTGGTGTCAGAATAAAGACTTGGCAG GGAGGGTCAGGGTCAGTACAAGGAATAAAGTTCTCCAACATTCAAGTTTCTAAAGTGGAAACTCCTATAATGATTGACCAATTCTACTGTGGTGAGAGCAAATGCCCGAACAAAACCTCAGCTGTGGCAGTCTCAGACATAGACTACGTAAATGTACGAGGAAGCTTCACGGTAAAACCTGTACATTTTGCATGCAGTGACAGCATGCCATGCACTGGCGTCTCTCTCGCTACCATCCAGCTTGAAGCTGCAGCACAAGAAACCCATTCGTCTGACCCTGATCCTTTCTGCTGGAAGGCGTATGGAGAGCTTAAAACTACAACTGTTCCTCCAATTGGCTGTTTGCAGACTGCCAAGACATCAACCACCGGACATTCTAAGCTTGAGTCTTGCTGA
- the LOC132180804 gene encoding shaggy-related protein kinase epsilon gives MASAGIAPPSVAPSSAVGKPAGEAMIVDKLPEEINEMKIRDEKVEKEMEATVVDGNGTETGHIIVTTIGGRNGQPKQTISYMAERVVGQGSFGIVFQAKCLETGETVAIKKVLQDKRYKNRELQTMRLLDHPNVVSLKHCFFSTTDKDELYLNLVLEYVPETVYRVAKHYSKANQRMPMIYVKLYTYQICRALAYIHGGIGVCHRDIKPQNLLVNPHTHQVKLCDFGSAKVLVKGEPNISYICSRYYRAPELIFGATEYTTAIDIWSVGCVLAELLLGQPLFPGESGVDQLVEIIKVLGTPTREEIKCMNPNYTEFKFPQIKAHPWHKIFHKRMPPEAVDLVSRLLQYSPNLRCTALEACIHPFFNELRDPSTRLPNGRPLPPLFNFKPQELKGATSELLSKLIPEHARKQCPFLAL, from the exons ATGGCTTCCGCTGGCATAGCTCCTCCCAGTGTGGCTCCTTCTTCAGCCGTCGGAAAACCTGCCGGCGAGGCAATGATTGTTGATAAGCTCCCAGAGGAAATCAATGAAATGAAGATCAGGGATGAAAAGGTTGAAAAG GAAATGGAAGCAACAGTGGTCGATGGAAATGGAACTGAAACTGGACACATTATTGTAACTACGATTGGCGGTCGAAATGGTCAACCCAAACAG ACCATAAGTTACATGGCAGAGCGCGTTGTGGGCCAGGGTTCATTTGGTATTGTGTTTCAG GCTAAGTGTCTAGAAACTGGAGAAACTGTTGCAATCAAGAAGGTATTGCAGGATAAGAGATATAAGAACCGTGAGTTGCAAACGATGCGCCTTCTTGATCATCCTAATGTTGTGTCTCTCAAACACTGCTTCTTCTCAACCACGGACAAAGATGAGCTCTATCTCAATTTGGTGCTTGAATATGTACCTGAGACTGTATACCGTGTAGCCAAGCACTACAGCAAGGCAAATCAGCGGATGCCCATGATATATGTCAAACTCTACACATATCAG ATATGTAGAGCTTTGGCATATATTCATGGAGGCATAGGTGTGTGCCACAGGGACATTAAGCCACAGAATCTACTG GTTAATCCTCATACTCACCAGGTCAAGCTATGCGACTTTGGAAGTGCAAAAGTTCTG GTAAAAGGCGAGCcaaatatatcatatatttgTTCTCGTTATTATCGAGCACCTGAACTCATATTTGGAGCAACTGAATACACTACTGCAATTGACATCTGGTCTGTGGGTTGTGTTCTCGCTGAGCTGCTGCTTGGACAG CCTCTCTTTCCAGGTGAAAGTGGAGTTGATCAGCTTGTTGAAATTATTAAG GTGCTTGGTACCCCTACTCGTGAGGAAATCAAATGTATGAATCCAAACTATACAGAGTTTAAATTCCCACAAATCAAGGCCCACCCTTGGCATAAG ATATTCCACAAGCGCATGCCCCCAGAAGCAGTAGATCTTGTTTCAAGACTTCTTCAGTACTCTCCTAATCTACGGTGCACTGCT TTAGAGGCCTGCATCCACCCATTTTTCAATGAGCTTCGTGATCCTAGCACCCGTCTCCCTAATGGACGCCCCTTGCCACCTCTCTTCAACTTCAAACCTCAAG AGCTGAAAGGAGCAACTTCTGAGCTCCTGTCCAAACTGATACCAGAGCACGCCCGAAAGCAATGCCCCTTCCTTGCTTTGTAG